The Miscanthus floridulus cultivar M001 chromosome 7, ASM1932011v1, whole genome shotgun sequence genome includes a region encoding these proteins:
- the LOC136462754 gene encoding biotin--protein ligase 2-like encodes MPFPVRLPPPSTTAAAAAATVGAVLAAVALRRYLSASRHQPPAGLSMSAAAGAATTLVAYGKSAQEQELLASVASSVALGEDEPVGEVAVALTYEGAGFDAAAYMSALRARRFGRWMLWTPRIGSTQDLIAWNFAKLPVGVVCVADMQFKGRGRSKNVWESPPGCLMFSFTSQMQDARKVPLMQYVVCISITEAIKELCRAKGLPELDVRIKWPNDLYLKGLKVGGILCTSSYEPKVYNICTGVGLNVDNAKPTTCLNAALQEANPTSPILKREDILAYFFNKFENLFEIFLNQGFQALEEQYYNSWLHSGQRVVVQDAHESKSGSVVTIQGLTPTGYLYAIGEDNKSYQLHPDGNSFDFFTGLVRRKMEA; translated from the exons ATGCCGTTCCCCGTGCGCCTCCCGCCGCCATCAAccaccgcggccgcggccgcggccaccgTCGGGGCCGTACTCGCCGCCGTCGCACTCCGCCGCTACCTGTCCGCTTCCCGCCACCAGCCACCCGCCGGCTTGTCCATGTCCGCGGCCGCCGGAGCAGCCACCACGCTCGTGGCATATGGCAAGTCAGCCCAGGAGCAGGAGCTGCTGGCCTCCGTGGCCAGTTCCGTCGCCCTAGGGGAGGACGAGCCGGTCGGTGAGGTCGCTGTCGCGCTCACCTACGAGGGCGCGGGCTTCGACGCCGCCGCGTACATGAGCGCGCTCCGGGCGCGCCGGTTCGGGAGGTGGATGCTCTGGACGCCCAGGATTGGTTCCACGCAGGATCTCATCGCGTG GAACTTTGCAAAGCTACCGGTGGGCGTTGTGTGCGTTGCCGACATGCAGTTCAAAGGGAGAG GCCGTTCAAAGAATGTGTGGGAATCGCCACCAGGCTGTCTCATGTTCTCTTTCACATCACAGATGCAGGATGCACGGAAGGTGCCCCTTATGCAATATGTTGTTTGCATTTCTATTACCGAAGCTATCAAGGAGCTATGCCGTGCCAAG GGACTACCAGAACTTGATGTGAGGATAAAGTGGCCTAATGATCTCTATTTGAAAGGATTAAAAGTTGGTGGCATTCTATGTACCTCATCTTATGAACCCAAAGTCTACAATATTTGTACCG GTGTTGGTTTAAATGTTGACAATGCGAAGCCTACCACATGCTTGAATGCTGCACTTCAAGAGGCAAATCCTACGTCACCCATATTGAAACGAGAAGACATACTGGCATACTTCTTCAATAAATTCGAAAATCTATTCGAGATCTTCTTGAACCAAG GATTTCAGGCTCTTGAGGAGCAATACTATAACTCATGGCTTCATAG TGGCCAGAGAGTTGTCGTACAAGATGCACATGAAAGCAAGTCAGGCAGTGTCGTCACCATCCAG GGGTTAACACCAACTGGGTACTTATACGCTATTGGCGAAGATAACAAAAGCTATCAGTTACACCCAGATGGCAACAG CTTTGATTTCTTCACTGGTTTGGTGAGGAGAAAGATGGAAGCTTAG